The Verrucomicrobiota bacterium genomic sequence CCCCCGATGGCGAGCGCCAGCACGGCGGCGCCCGCCGCGAGCAGCCACCACGCGAAACGGTGCGTCGCACGCAGGTCTGCCACGATGGAACGGCCTGCCAGCACACATTCTCCCATCTCGGTGAAATGGTAGGCTTCACGAAACGACTCGCGCGTGCGGGTGTGTGTTTGCGTGTCCCGATCGAAGCGTTCGGGGATGGGCACATCGGGCGGTGCATTCGTGGATTGTTGCATGAGCGCGCCGTCACGGTGCCAGGCGGCGAAGTAAAACGAGTTGGTCCGGCTCTCATCGAACAGGCCGGCCACTTCGGTCGAAAGCCGCACGTCGCGTTTGGGACGCGGCGGCGGACCATCCAGAAACGGCGCATCCGGCTTGCCGCGGAACGGAGGCGGGCGTCGTCCGCCTTCTTCAAAGCTCCCTTTGCTTAACCCGCGTCCGAAAGGCGGGCGACCCGGCCCGAAACCGGGCGGCATGCCTCCGCGCACTGCTCGATCCAGCGCCGCGACGCGGAGTTCCAGTTCCTCATCAATCTGGCTGAACTGGTTCATCCGTTGAAGTTGGTACACCGTAATGCCGAATCCGCTCAAAACGCAGACCAGCAGAAACGCCAGCCACAACTGGAGCCGCCAGCGGATGGAGTGGGTAAACACGTTCAGGCCTAGCCTCCACGATGGCGTTCCGAGAATTGATGAGATCTCGAATCCTCGGATCGTTCGCGTGGTTGCGTGTGAATGAACGCGCACTTCCCCCTCACCCCGGCCCTCTCCCTCAGGGAGAGGGAGAATTCATCCCCGCAGCGGGAAGGGGATCGGTGCGGCGGGTCTGCGTGAGTTGGCCAATGCGACCACCCTCTCCCCAAGGGAGAGGGCCGGGGTGAGGGGAAGCGCGCGAACGACTTGGCTGTTGTTCTTAAAGGTCGCATTGCGACGGATTTGACTGGCCCACGCTTCAGACTGAATGCCGCAAAAACTTTCTCCCCGCTTCGGCCTTCGGCCTTCGGATTTCCTTCGGAGTTCGGTTTTCGGCCTTCCGCCTTCATTCGATGACGTATCCCTGTCCTCGCCGCGTCATGATCAGCTCGCGTCCGAGCTTCTTGCGGAGGCTGAAGACGTGCACATCGACGAGGTTCGACATGGTGTCGTCGCTCTCGTCGAAGAGATGTTCGTAAAGCTCGGTGCGGCTGATGACTTCACCCTTGTGCAACGCGAGGTATTCCAGAATCGCATACTCGCGGGCGGTCAGCGTGACGGGTTCGCCGGCCCGGGTGACGGCTCGGGCGCGGGTGTCAATGTGCACGTCGCCCAATTCCAGGAGCGGACGGGCGCGTCCGGCGGAGCGACGGATGAGCGCGCGCAGCCGCGCCAGCAATTCCGACAAATCGAACGGCTTGACCAGATAGTCATCCGCGCCCGTGTCCAGGCCGCGCACGCGGTCTTTGTGGGCGTCGCGCGCGGTCAGCATAAGCACGGGAGTGGCTTTGAGTTTCCGGAGGCGTTCCAGGATGATCCAGCCGTCCAGGCGCGGGAGCATGACGTCGAGCACGATGGCGTCATAGTCGTAGTTTTCGGCCTTGTAGAGGCCTTCATCGCCCGCCTCGGCGGTATCGACGGCGTAGCCTTCCTCGCGCAAGGCCTTGGCCAGGCTGCGCAGCAAGCGCAGTTCATCTTCGACGACCAGAATTCTCATGAGTCGTGTTGTGCGGACGACCGCCCAGTCGCGCCATCCTCATTCTGCCAGAATCGGATTAAGACGCGATTAAGAATCGCGTCGTTGATGGGTATTCCTGGTTTGGCATTTC encodes the following:
- a CDS encoding response regulator transcription factor, giving the protein MRILVVEDELRLLRSLAKALREEGYAVDTAEAGDEGLYKAENYDYDAIVLDVMLPRLDGWIILERLRKLKATPVLMLTARDAHKDRVRGLDTGADDYLVKPFDLSELLARLRALIRRSAGRARPLLELGDVHIDTRARAVTRAGEPVTLTAREYAILEYLALHKGEVISRTELYEHLFDESDDTMSNLVDVHVFSLRKKLGRELIMTRRGQGYVIE